A single genomic interval of Spinacia oleracea cultivar Varoflay chromosome 6, BTI_SOV_V1, whole genome shotgun sequence harbors:
- the LOC130463306 gene encoding uncharacterized protein, whose protein sequence is MAPAEMSDLKGQVEELLEKGYIGPSASPWGALVLFVKKKDGSMRLYIHYRELNKKVAFLGHFVSKEGFVVDPAKIKANGKVIAYSSRKFKPYESNYPTHDLEVATIVFALKI, encoded by the exons ATGGCTCCGGCAGAAATGAGTGATTTGAAAGGTCAAGTTGAAGAATTACTAGAGAAAGGCTATAttggaccaagtgcatcgccatGGGGAGCGctagtcttgtttgtgaagaagaaggacggaagcaTGAGACTCTATATacactacagggagctcaataaa AAAGTTGCATTCCtaggacattttgtgtctaagGAAGGATTTGTAGTggaccctgcaaagataaaagct aacgggaaggtgattgcgtattCATCAAGGAAGTTTaaaccatatgaatccaattaccctacccatgacttgGAGGTAGCcaccatagtgtttgcattgaagatatga